In Perca fluviatilis chromosome 18, GENO_Pfluv_1.0, whole genome shotgun sequence, one genomic interval encodes:
- the LOC120547092 gene encoding 26S proteasome regulatory subunit 4, translated as MGQSQSGGHGPGGGKKDDKDKKKKYEPPIPTRVGKRKKKTKGPDAASKLPLVTPHTQCRLKLLKQERIKDYLLMEEEFIRNQEQMKPLEEKQEEERSKVDDLRGTPMSVGTLEEIIDDNHAIVSTSVGSEHYVSILSFVDKDLLEPGCSVLLNHKVHAVIGVLMDDTDPLVTVMKVEKAPQETYADIGGLDNQIQEIKESVELPLTHPEYYEEMGIKPPKGVILYGAPGTGKTLLAKAVANQTSATFLRVVGSELIQKYLGDGPKLVRELFRVAEEYAPSIVFIDEIDAIGTKRYDSNSGGEREIQRTMLELLNQLDGFDSRGDVKVIMATNRIETLDPALIRPGRIDRKIEFPLPDEKTKRRIFQIHTSRMTVADDVTLDDLILAKDDLSGADIKAICTEAGLMALRERRMKVTNEDFKKSKENVLYKKQEGTPEGLYL; from the exons ATG GGTCAAAGCCAGAGTGGAGGCCACGGTCCGGGGGGAGGCAAGAAGGATGACAAG GATAAGAAAAAGAAGTATGAGCCTCCAATTCCCACCAGAGTTGgcaagagaaagaagaagaccAAGGGACCAGATGCTGCCAGTAAACTACCATTAG tGACCCCTCACACTCAATGCCGTCTAAAGCTGCTGAAGCAGGAGCGGATCAAAGACTACCTGTTGATGGAGGAGGAGTTCATCAGAAACCAGGAGCAGATGAAGCCTCTGGAAGAGAAACAGGAG gaggAGAGGTCAAAGGTGGACGACCTGCGGGGGACCCCTATGTCCGTGGGCACTCTGGAAGAAATCATCGATGACAACCACGCCATCGTTTCCACCTCAGTGGGATCAGAGCACTACGTCAGCATACTGTCCTTTGTGGATAAGGATCTGCTTGAGCCAGGCTGCTCTGTCCTGCTCAACCACAAG GTTCATGCAGTGATTGGCGTGCTGATGGATGACACTGATCCCCTGGTGACGGTGATGAAGGTGGAGAAGGCCCCACAAGAAACCTACGCTGACATCGGAGGACTGGACAATCAGATCCAGGAAATCAAG GAGTCGGTGGAGCTGCCTCTCACGCATCCAGAGTATTATGAGGAGATGGGAATAAAGCCTCCCAAAGGTGTCATCTTATATGGAGCGCCTGGCACAG GCAAGACACTGCTGGCCAAGGCCGTAGCCAATCAGACGTCAGCCACCTTCCTACGCGTTGTGGGCTCGGAGCTGATCCAGAAGTACCTGGGAGACGGGCCCAAGCTGGTCCGGGAGCTCTTCAGGGTGGCAGAGGAGTACGCGCCCTCCATCGTCTTCATCGATGAGATTGATGCCATCGGCACTAAGAG GTATGACTCTAACTCTGGCGGCGAGAGGGAAATCCAGAGGACCATGCTGGAGCTGCTCAATCAGCTGGATGGCTTCGACTCCCGGGGAGACGTCAAAGTTATCATGGCCACCAACCGGATAGAAACCCTGGATCCAGCCCTCATCAGACCTG ggaGAATCGACCGCAAGATTGAGTTTCCCCTGCCGGATGAGAAGACCAAAAGGAGGATCTTCCAGATCCACACCAGCCGCATGACCGTAGCAGATGATGTCACCCTCGATGACCTCATCCTGGCTAAGGACGACCTATCAGGAGCAGACATTAAG